A region of Maniola jurtina chromosome 18, ilManJurt1.1, whole genome shotgun sequence DNA encodes the following proteins:
- the LOC123874304 gene encoding putative nuclease HARBI1 has translation MADKPPEDSYISVVDDEPVFFELLKWDSTQSQKQPEPRSLEKAKSPEKSVPKPRDESDPFDLSDAAFVESYRLSKDLARNLCEELKPVMPESTKSIEFSVESKVLAALSFYATGKYQKSIGGKTDPSITQYFVSTAVSQVTEAMNDPTIVKKYIHFPHLRSEREVIKNGFYMKYGIPNVVGCVDCMHVPIARPDDDQKKHFNKSYHSKKVQIICDSLMNILSVDAKPGGSLSHDAILNQHAVKIDLQSLNHARELCWLIGGPHYFQKSYLMTPVPKITKKSPLSPEKYYTNMHAQAHSTVIETIKQLKSRWKCLQATCNKQFDPSTVSMMIVACCVLHNICNSHGLPVVQMNPTEERLEAMKQRVANASVPRKHNEDAGGLQARSTLIERLWNERRVAPESCSNAKKRMSKKDRIVEPIPPQQHLHAMPPQHQTLHEEPKRPRILMNNPYGIGVAVPPPWPHYPQH, from the exons ATGGCTGATAAGCCGCCAGAGGACAGTTACATATCTGTAGTTGACGATGAGCCGGTGTTCTTTGAGCTACTCAAGTGGGATTCGACGCAATCGCAAAAACAACCGGAGCCCCGGAGTTTGGAAAAAGCAAAAAGTCCTGAGAAAAGCGTGCCTAAACCTAGAGACGAATCCGATCCGTTCGATTTGAGTGATGCCGCGTTTGTAGAGTCGTATAGACTTTCAAAAGATCTGGCGCGAAACCTCTGTGAAGAATTGAAGCCGGTTATGCCTGAATCTACCAAGTCAATAGAATTTTCTGTGGAGAGCAAA GTGTTAGCAGCTCTCTCTTTCTACGCCACAGGTAAATACCAGAAGTCCATTGGTGGGAAGACAGATCCAAGTATAACACAGTACTTTGTGTCCACCGCGGTGAGCCAGGTCACGGAGGCAATGAACGATCCCACCATTGTGAAGAAGTACATACATTTCCCTCATTTGAGGAGTGAGCGGGAGGTTATTAAGAATGG GTTCTACATGAAGTATGGCATCCCCAACGTGGTGGGTTGTGTGGACTGCATGCACGTGCCAATCGCCCGGCCAGATGACGACCAGAAGAAACACTTCAACAAGTCATATCACTCCAAGAAAGTGCAGATT ATTTGCGACAGTCTCATGAACATACTCAGCGTGGACGCAAAGCCCGGTGGCTCCCTCTCACACGACGCGATCCTCAACCAGCACGCTGTTAAAATTGATCTCCAAAGCCTCAACCATGCTCGGGAACTGTGCTGGCTTATTG GTGGCCCCCACTACTTCCAAAAGAGCTACCTAATGACACCAGTACCAAAAATCACCAAGAAGTCCCCCCTCTCCCCTGAGAAATACTACACAAACATGCACGCACAAGCACACAGCACTGTCATAGAGACGATAAAACAGTTGAAATCAAGATGGAAATGCCTCCAAGCGACGTGTAACAAACAATTTGACCCATCAACTGTATCCATGATGATAGTGGCTTGCTGTGTGTTGCATAACATATGTAACTCCCATGGTTTGCCCGTGGTACAAATGAACCCAACAGAAGAACGTCTAGAAGCTATGAAGCAAAGAGTGGCAAATGCGTCGGTGCCGCGCAAGCATAACGAAGACGCTGGTGGATTGCAGGCGAGAAGTACGCTGATCGAACGTTTGTGGAATGAACGCAG GGTTGCGCCAGAATCCTGTTCCAACGCAAAAAAAAGGATGTCGAAGAAGGACCGGATAGTGGAGCCTATTCCACCTCAGCAGCATTTACACGCGATGCCTCCGCAGCATCAGACCCTGCACGAAGAGCCGAAGCGACCCCGCATACTCATGAACAACCCCTACGGTATAGGGGTCGCGGTGCCACCGCCTTGGCCGCATTACCCCCAACATTAg